A portion of the Bacteroidota bacterium genome contains these proteins:
- the htpG gene encoding molecular chaperone HtpG yields MSTGKINVQTENIFPIIKKFLYSDHEIFLRELVSNAVDATQKVIAISKLGEFKGEVGETAIEISIDKKEKTITIKDKGIGMTAEEVEKYINQVAFSGAEEFVQKYKDKTDVNNIIGHFGLGFYSSFMVSSRVEIITKSYKSEKAVHWECDGSPDYKIEEHKRKKRGTDIILHIAEDSVEFLEPSRIQTLLTKYCKFLPVEIKFEDKVINNTQPAWTKAPTSLTDEDYKKFYKELYPMTFEDPLFHIHLNVDYPFNLTGVLYFPKIKQRFETQKDKIQLYSRQVFITDEVENIVPDFLMLLRGVLDSPDIPLNVSRSYLQSDGNVKKISTHITKKVADKLEELFKKDRKDFESKWEDIKVFIEYGMLSDEKFNERAKKFAMFKTTDGKLYTMDEFAEKIKPLQTDKDKRLVYLYTTNEVEQHSFVETAKSRGYEVLVLDTAIDSHFVNFLETKLENASFVRVDADTIDRLIKKEEAQRSKLTEQQQNALKPIVEKVVPKEKFTVVFESLSEKDSPILVTQPEFMRRMKDMSALGGGGMGFMGAAPEMYNLVVNSNHPLISKIVAEADASKQEQLTKQATDLALLSQNLLKGEELTKFIKRSVDLIG; encoded by the coding sequence ATGAGTACCGGAAAGATCAATGTACAAACCGAGAACATTTTCCCTATTATTAAAAAATTCCTTTATTCCGATCACGAAATATTTTTGCGTGAATTGGTTTCAAATGCTGTGGACGCCACGCAAAAGGTAATTGCTATCTCCAAGTTGGGCGAATTCAAAGGTGAAGTTGGTGAAACCGCCATCGAAATAAGTATTGATAAAAAGGAGAAGACCATTACCATTAAAGATAAAGGTATCGGTATGACGGCTGAAGAGGTTGAAAAGTATATTAACCAGGTAGCTTTTTCAGGTGCCGAAGAGTTTGTGCAGAAGTATAAGGATAAAACCGATGTAAATAATATCATAGGTCATTTTGGTTTAGGCTTTTATTCTTCTTTCATGGTGTCTTCTAGGGTGGAAATAATTACAAAGAGCTATAAAAGTGAAAAAGCTGTTCACTGGGAGTGCGATGGCAGTCCCGATTACAAAATAGAAGAACACAAACGTAAAAAGAGAGGTACTGATATTATTCTTCATATCGCGGAGGATTCAGTTGAATTCCTTGAGCCGTCACGTATACAAACACTTTTAACCAAATACTGCAAGTTTTTACCCGTTGAAATTAAATTCGAGGATAAGGTTATTAATAACACACAACCGGCCTGGACAAAAGCGCCCACCTCTTTAACAGATGAGGATTACAAAAAGTTTTACAAGGAGCTTTATCCGATGACGTTTGAAGATCCCTTGTTCCACATTCATCTGAATGTTGATTATCCTTTTAATCTCACGGGTGTTTTATATTTTCCTAAAATAAAACAGCGTTTCGAAACACAAAAAGACAAGATACAATTATACTCACGCCAGGTTTTTATTACCGATGAGGTTGAAAATATTGTGCCTGATTTTTTAATGTTACTGCGTGGAGTGCTTGATTCACCGGATATTCCTTTGAATGTATCCCGCAGCTATTTGCAAAGTGATGGTAATGTGAAAAAGATAAGCACACACATCACCAAAAAAGTTGCCGATAAGCTGGAAGAGTTGTTTAAGAAGGATAGAAAAGATTTTGAATCCAAATGGGAGGATATTAAGGTTTTCATCGAGTACGGCATGTTGTCGGATGAAAAATTCAATGAGCGCGCGAAGAAATTTGCCATGTTTAAAACGACAGATGGCAAGTTATATACAATGGATGAGTTTGCCGAAAAAATAAAACCTTTACAAACAGATAAAGACAAACGTTTAGTGTACTTATATACAACCAATGAAGTTGAGCAGCATAGTTTTGTTGAAACAGCAAAAAGCCGCGGATATGAAGTACTGGTGCTTGACACGGCGATCGATTCACATTTCGTTAATTTTCTTGAAACCAAACTGGAGAATGCCAGTTTTGTTCGAGTGGATGCGGATACTATTGACAGGTTGATCAAAAAAGAAGAGGCCCAGCGATCGAAATTAACAGAACAACAGCAGAATGCATTAAAACCAATTGTTGAAAAAGTTGTTCCTAAAGAAAAATTCACGGTTGTGTTTGAAAGCCTTAGTGAAAAGGACAGTCCGATACTTGTTACTCAACCCGAATTTATGCGTCGTATGAAAGATATGAGCGCACTTGGTGGCGGTGGGATGGGTTTTATGGGTGCGGCTCCCGAAATGTATAATCTGGTTGTAAACTCAAATCATCCGCTCATAAGTAAAATAGTTGCGGAGGCTGACGCTTCAAAGCAGGAACAGCTGACAAAACAAGCTACAGATCTGGCACTTTTATCGCAAAATCTTTTAAAAGGAGAAGAACTTACAAAATTTATTAAACGAAGCGTGGACTTGATAGGATAG
- a CDS encoding S1/P1 Nuclease → MRKFLFATLIIFLLGLIIRPFAFSWGFFAHKRINRMAVFTLPPEMIGFYKKHIDFIAEHAVDPDKRRFRNVNEAPRHYIDIDHFGVSPFDSMPQQWSKAVEKYSEDTLKAHGILPWHLERMLNNLTDAFKEQDAQKILHVSADLGHYIADAHVPLHTSQNHDGQLTKQKGIHSFWESRIPELKADSYDYFVGRAGYVDKPKDMIWKIIKASHAEVDSVLLFEAKLNGEYAQDKKYSFVNKGKKTVKSYSESYTLAYDKMLNGMVERRMRSAIHMIGSFWYTAWVNAGQPDLGKLDDKTVRDPVVKKEDSVAVRIGVEILKGHEE, encoded by the coding sequence ATGCGTAAGTTTTTATTTGCCACATTAATTATTTTTCTTCTTGGTCTTATTATAAGACCTTTCGCTTTTTCCTGGGGATTTTTTGCGCATAAACGGATTAACCGTATGGCTGTATTTACCCTGCCTCCGGAAATGATCGGCTTTTATAAAAAACATATCGACTTCATTGCCGAGCATGCAGTTGATCCTGACAAGCGAAGATTCCGGAATGTGAATGAAGCCCCGAGGCATTATATTGACATTGATCATTTTGGTGTTTCACCATTCGACTCAATGCCGCAACAATGGAGCAAAGCGGTTGAGAAATACTCTGAAGATACATTGAAAGCTCACGGCATCCTGCCCTGGCACCTGGAGCGTATGTTGAATAATTTAACAGATGCCTTTAAGGAACAGGATGCACAAAAGATCTTGCACGTTTCAGCTGATCTGGGTCATTACATTGCAGATGCGCATGTGCCATTGCACACCAGTCAGAACCACGACGGGCAGCTCACTAAACAAAAGGGCATTCATTCTTTTTGGGAGTCACGCATACCTGAGCTTAAGGCGGACAGTTACGATTATTTTGTTGGCAGGGCCGGTTACGTTGATAAACCAAAGGATATGATCTGGAAAATTATAAAGGCGAGTCATGCTGAAGTGGATTCGGTTTTACTATTTGAAGCTAAGTTGAATGGGGAGTATGCGCAGGATAAAAAATATTCTTTTGTAAACAAGGGAAAAAAGACCGTTAAAAGTTATTCTGAATCTTATACGTTGGCCTATGATAAAATGCTAAACGGAATGGTTGAGCGAAGAATGCGCAGCGCCATTCATATGATTGGATCTTTTTGGTATACAGCCTGGGTCAATGCCGGCCAGCCTGACCTCGGAAAATTAGATGATAAAACCGTTCGTGATCCTGTAGTAAAAAAGGAGGATAGTGTCGCGGTTAGAATCGGTGTTGAAATTTTAAAGGGGCATGAGGAGTGA
- a CDS encoding TPM domain-containing protein, which translates to MIKSIKYILVFLFSTFNFLLNAADSNGLPEKPNPPRLVNNLSKEFPDFISASEQNDLERKLLHFNDSTSNQIVIVIVDDLNDMDPEQFATGVGRAWGIGQKDKDNGIVILVKPTGGKGDRKTFIAVGRGLEGAIPDIIARRIVDREIIPHFKAGDFYGGLNTATDVLMSLAKGEYNYKDYQKQHRTEKYMPVIIVIAVILLIIFSTLGRRFSGYTMGRRGMYHGGTFFGGGRRTFIRRRLRRLWRR; encoded by the coding sequence ATGATAAAATCAATTAAATACATATTAGTTTTTCTTTTTAGTACATTCAACTTTTTATTGAATGCGGCTGATAGTAATGGTTTGCCCGAAAAGCCAAATCCTCCCCGTCTTGTAAATAATTTATCAAAAGAGTTCCCCGATTTTATATCCGCTTCCGAACAAAATGATCTGGAGCGGAAGCTCTTACATTTTAATGATAGTACTTCCAATCAAATTGTAATTGTTATTGTCGATGATCTGAATGATATGGATCCCGAACAGTTTGCGACAGGTGTAGGCAGAGCCTGGGGCATTGGTCAGAAGGACAAGGATAATGGAATTGTAATATTGGTTAAGCCTACAGGGGGCAAAGGAGATCGAAAAACTTTTATAGCGGTTGGCAGGGGTCTGGAAGGAGCAATTCCGGATATTATTGCCAGGCGTATTGTTGATCGGGAGATCATTCCACATTTTAAGGCAGGTGATTTTTATGGAGGTTTAAATACCGCGACGGATGTATTAATGAGCCTTGCAAAGGGAGAGTATAATTATAAAGATTATCAGAAACAACATCGTACTGAAAAGTATATGCCCGTAATAATTGTTATAGCAGTTATACTTCTGATTATTTTCAGCACATTAGGAAGACGTTTTTCCGGTTATACAATGGGAAGGCGGGGTATGTATCATGGCGGCACATTTTTTGGTGGTGGTCGGAGGACGTTCATCAGGAGGCGGCTTCGGAGGCTTTGGAGGCGGTAG
- a CDS encoding LemA family protein → MKKNLIIIGGVLGFIFVIFMMYRNSYNTAVTLQENAVAKWGDVGAMYQRRADLVPQLVATVKGAAANEQTILTKVTEARAGIVSARTPEDMEIAGKKINTAINLAFEAYPQIRSTENFGALQAQLEGTENRIAVARQDYNDAVKSYNSHVRGFFNSMFLNKDVFAKKEPFKEAAGTEVAPKVDFEKK, encoded by the coding sequence ATGAAAAAAAATTTAATAATAATTGGAGGTGTCTTAGGATTTATCTTCGTCATCTTTATGATGTACAGAAATTCTTATAACACTGCGGTAACTTTGCAGGAAAATGCGGTAGCAAAATGGGGTGATGTAGGTGCCATGTATCAGCGAAGAGCAGACCTGGTACCACAATTGGTGGCAACGGTAAAGGGTGCAGCCGCGAATGAGCAAACGATACTCACTAAAGTTACTGAAGCGCGTGCCGGAATAGTAAGTGCCAGGACCCCCGAGGATATGGAGATTGCCGGAAAAAAGATAAATACAGCGATCAACCTGGCTTTTGAAGCTTATCCCCAGATCCGATCCACTGAAAATTTTGGCGCTCTCCAGGCTCAATTGGAAGGAACGGAGAATAGGATAGCTGTTGCCCGCCAGGATTATAACGATGCAGTTAAAAGTTACAATTCGCATGTACGTGGTTTTTTTAACAGCATGTTTTTAAATAAAGATGTATTTGCTAAAAAAGAACCATTTAAGGAAGCTGCCGGAACGGAAGTTGCTCCAAAAGTGGATTTTGAAAAGAAGTAG
- a CDS encoding SprB repeat-containing protein translates to MHSMKYARLITLALLLLCHTVFSGINGFVTNPFEHNVFIENKGQFDKIDKRTCSRILFGGIDHGVQIYFTAKGLTYHFDKTEFPEEKENERKENEAEREMERVKNKKIYSYTLDMEWEGADPEVKLISENIATEYYCYGDDRSSFKASAYKKLIYKNVYPGIDVEYIFHEQGGLKYTLTLQPGADISKIKMKYKNAKSITPDRLGNIIIKSDFGNFTDHTPFSFYESDRSVVNSSFNVNGDEVGFTLNGNYDRSKTLIIDPWLTNPNFSIFNSAYEVEYDLSGNVYVYGGSLKSPQLIKFNSGGVIQWVYSLFSENYHGDIATDEVSGTTYYSDGFGGNGSTTGARMFKINTAGNLTGSFAGFGATMLEIIRLDYNRCINKLIIGGGGTAQTNQSAILDTNFNVIISPKNAVASCCPFNDINLLAQDDYDPNYFYFIPGIPTSGSTAQANKLFKAPVSTIIPSTFSVPTGYGFVETGNANYFGTHNSVMGTTSNTRGFAFNGIAISPNFVYTYDGSILKKWNKTTGAFIAQVNTGGTIYSAGGLAADDCDNVYAGVGNYLTNAGSIKEYNSALSQINTFSVPNTPVDLKLAPNNTLYACGIGFVKSFSTIVSCPKPPLTLTVNTIPVSCGAGTNNGTATATVTGGSGSYSYLWSNGQTTQTATGLAAGTYTVFVSDNSIPGSCLGSGKGAVVTSTVTITTTTGLAVSSTSASPICNGANNGVATISVTGGTSPYTYSWSPSGKTGASATGLNAGAYTVSVTDASGCTIKTILTITQSAPFTISATGKTTSCGANNGTATVATTGTGMYTYSWNPIGGVGSQAQSLINTPPGIYTVIVTELNTGCVKTDTAIIAASVNTVTATFTQSPTGTICAGTMVNFTNTGSTGTNIFHYWSVNTPSIKNGNTIAFSYTFLTAGTYTITQRNTDGTCWAVVTSTVTVVNCSGTIVTATGSSVCSGSCASVTSSASNGTGPYTYLWNTGATTQNINPCPASTTTYTVTISDNTGATATSTAIATINPTVTATTTPTNITCDGGTNGSVLATGSNGTLPYTYSWSNGFSGSSVSGLSSGIYSVSITDSKGCTATSVATILSPPALLGQFSKGTANCTACGCKQWLLVSATGGTSPYSYTWPDGYVKRYKNQLCPGAYNIQITDKNGCNIYVLVNAP, encoded by the coding sequence ATGCATTCGATGAAATATGCCCGCCTGATTACATTAGCCCTTTTACTGTTATGCCACACTGTTTTTTCAGGTATCAATGGCTTCGTTACAAACCCATTTGAACATAATGTATTTATTGAAAACAAGGGGCAGTTTGACAAAATTGACAAAAGGACCTGCTCCCGTATTCTTTTTGGCGGAATTGATCACGGGGTACAGATCTATTTCACAGCTAAAGGCTTAACTTATCATTTTGATAAAACTGAATTTCCTGAAGAAAAGGAGAACGAAAGAAAAGAAAATGAAGCAGAACGGGAAATGGAAAGAGTAAAAAACAAGAAAATATATAGCTATACCCTCGATATGGAATGGGAAGGTGCAGATCCAGAGGTGAAGTTAATTTCTGAAAATATCGCCACCGAATATTATTGCTATGGTGATGACAGATCATCCTTTAAAGCCTCAGCCTACAAAAAACTTATTTATAAAAACGTATATCCAGGGATAGATGTTGAATACATATTTCATGAACAGGGAGGCTTGAAATATACACTCACCCTTCAACCGGGAGCCGACATTTCAAAAATTAAAATGAAATATAAAAATGCAAAAAGCATTACACCCGACAGGTTGGGAAATATTATTATTAAAAGTGATTTTGGAAATTTTACCGATCATACCCCTTTTAGCTTTTATGAATCGGACAGATCTGTTGTGAACTCCTCATTTAATGTTAATGGTGATGAAGTAGGCTTTACACTTAATGGCAACTATGACCGTTCGAAAACATTAATAATTGACCCCTGGCTGACAAATCCGAATTTTTCAATCTTTAATTCGGCTTATGAAGTGGAATATGATCTTTCAGGAAACGTATATGTATACGGCGGATCGCTAAAATCTCCGCAATTAATAAAATTCAATAGCGGCGGAGTCATTCAGTGGGTCTATTCACTTTTCAGTGAAAACTATCACGGCGATATTGCTACAGATGAAGTTAGCGGCACAACGTATTATTCAGATGGATTTGGCGGAAATGGCAGCACAACAGGAGCCCGAATGTTTAAAATAAATACAGCAGGTAATTTAACAGGTTCCTTTGCAGGCTTCGGAGCCACTATGCTTGAGATCATCAGGCTTGATTACAACAGATGTATCAATAAATTGATCATTGGAGGAGGTGGTACAGCTCAAACCAATCAATCCGCGATTCTCGATACAAATTTTAACGTGATAATATCTCCAAAAAATGCAGTTGCTTCCTGTTGCCCGTTTAATGATATAAATCTCTTAGCACAAGATGATTATGATCCAAACTATTTTTATTTCATTCCCGGGATCCCGACATCAGGGAGCACAGCACAAGCTAACAAACTTTTCAAAGCTCCTGTTTCAACGATCATCCCCTCCACCTTTTCTGTCCCAACAGGATATGGCTTTGTTGAAACAGGGAATGCCAACTATTTTGGTACGCACAATTCAGTAATGGGTACAACAAGCAATACAAGAGGATTTGCGTTTAATGGTATTGCAATTAGTCCGAATTTTGTTTATACCTATGATGGTTCCATACTGAAAAAATGGAATAAAACGACAGGTGCATTTATTGCACAGGTGAATACAGGCGGAACCATATACAGTGCAGGGGGACTTGCTGCCGATGATTGCGATAATGTTTACGCAGGTGTTGGGAATTATCTTACCAATGCAGGATCAATAAAAGAATACAACTCGGCTCTTTCTCAAATAAATACGTTCTCGGTTCCAAATACCCCCGTCGATCTAAAGTTGGCTCCTAATAATACGCTCTACGCATGCGGTATTGGTTTTGTTAAATCATTCTCCACAATAGTCTCTTGTCCTAAGCCTCCGTTAACTTTAACAGTTAACACCATTCCCGTTTCATGCGGAGCCGGCACTAACAACGGAACGGCAACTGCAACAGTGACCGGCGGGAGTGGCTCCTATTCATATCTGTGGAGCAATGGACAGACTACTCAAACGGCCACAGGATTGGCTGCAGGCACGTATACTGTGTTTGTATCCGACAATAGTATTCCTGGCAGTTGTTTGGGAAGCGGAAAAGGAGCAGTTGTTACATCTACAGTTACGATCACCACAACAACCGGCCTTGCCGTTTCAAGCACCTCTGCATCTCCGATCTGTAACGGAGCAAACAACGGGGTCGCTACTATATCTGTTACAGGAGGAACATCACCTTATACTTATTCATGGTCCCCTTCAGGGAAAACAGGCGCTTCGGCTACGGGCTTAAATGCGGGCGCATATACTGTATCGGTTACCGATGCAAGCGGGTGCACCATAAAAACCATTCTTACAATTACTCAATCTGCCCCCTTCACTATTTCGGCCACCGGAAAAACTACATCATGCGGGGCAAACAATGGTACAGCTACTGTCGCAACAACTGGTACCGGCATGTATACATACTCCTGGAACCCAATCGGAGGTGTGGGTTCACAAGCCCAGAGTTTGATAAACACACCTCCCGGAATATACACAGTAATAGTAACAGAACTTAATACAGGTTGTGTTAAAACAGACACTGCCATTATTGCCGCATCAGTAAACACTGTTACAGCTACATTCACACAATCTCCAACAGGTACAATTTGTGCGGGCACAATGGTCAACTTCACAAATACCGGTTCTACAGGCACTAATATATTTCATTACTGGTCCGTTAATACCCCTTCTATTAAAAACGGGAATACTATTGCCTTTTCATATACCTTCTTAACAGCAGGAACATACACCATTACTCAAAGAAATACTGACGGTACCTGTTGGGCTGTGGTAACAAGCACGGTTACTGTAGTAAATTGCTCCGGCACCATTGTAACCGCAACAGGAAGTTCGGTTTGTTCCGGTTCATGTGCATCCGTAACATCCTCCGCAAGTAATGGTACTGGCCCATATACCTACTTATGGAACACGGGTGCCACTACTCAAAATATCAATCCGTGTCCTGCCTCGACAACAACATACACAGTAACCATATCCGACAATACAGGAGCCACAGCTACTTCTACCGCAATAGCAACAATAAACCCCACAGTAACTGCCACAACCACTCCAACCAACATTACCTGCGATGGTGGAACGAACGGTTCCGTTTTAGCAACAGGAAGCAACGGAACTTTACCATATACCTATAGTTGGAGTAACGGGTTTTCAGGTTCCTCGGTTTCAGGTTTATCCTCAGGTATATATTCAGTAAGCATTACTGACAGCAAAGGCTGCACAGCAACTTCCGTTGCGACAATATTATCTCCCCCTGCACTCCTTGGTCAATTTTCAAAAGGCACAGCCAATTGTACAGCATGCGGCTGCAAACAATGGCTATTGGTATCAGCGACAGGAGGTACAAGTCCGTATTCCTATACCTGGCCGGATGGATATGTCAAAAGATACAAGAATCAACTTTGCCCGGGAGCATATAACATACAGATTACAGATAAAAATGGTTGTAACATATATGTATTAGTAAATGCACCATGA
- a CDS encoding DUF3575 domain-containing protein, whose translation MNKKLLIISFAVLALFAKKVAAQEAQEYAKNIVKLNLFGLGVSNISLQYERALHKNISVALQAGFIPSHGLPSQISSAVPSDVSSIKISGFNISPEFRWYPGKKAVKQAPRGFYIAPYLRYSSYTAAGSFTYDDSTYYPAFIQKKVASMSITYAGLGFGGMIGYQWVINNKISIDWWIVGGHGGASKVTARVDAENAGQNDDIRKNLEEMDVNGATKTITMSGNTVKLEVAGLPFAGMRTGLCIGIAF comes from the coding sequence ATGAACAAGAAACTACTTATCATTTCATTCGCTGTTTTGGCTCTGTTCGCTAAGAAGGTAGCTGCACAAGAAGCACAGGAGTATGCAAAAAATATTGTAAAGCTTAACCTTTTTGGGTTAGGTGTAAGCAATATTTCATTACAATATGAACGGGCGCTGCACAAAAATATTTCAGTGGCTCTTCAGGCTGGTTTTATCCCTTCTCATGGCTTACCTTCACAAATAAGTTCAGCTGTGCCTTCAGATGTAAGCAGTATTAAAATTTCAGGATTTAATATATCTCCTGAATTTCGCTGGTATCCGGGTAAAAAAGCTGTAAAGCAGGCTCCGCGCGGATTTTATATCGCTCCATACCTTCGTTATTCAAGTTATACTGCTGCCGGTTCATTTACCTATGATGATTCTACATACTATCCTGCTTTTATCCAGAAAAAGGTCGCTTCAATGAGTATTACTTATGCGGGATTAGGTTTTGGCGGCATGATAGGTTATCAGTGGGTAATAAACAACAAGATATCCATTGACTGGTGGATAGTAGGCGGTCATGGTGGTGCCAGTAAGGTAACCGCGCGCGTAGATGCTGAAAATGCGGGACAAAATGATGATATCAGGAAAAATCTTGAAGAGATGGATGTAAATGGTGCTACAAAAACAATAACGATGTCAGGCAATACTGTAAAACTGGAAGTTGCCGGGCTGCCTTTCGCGGGTATGCGAACGGGATTGTGTATTGGTATTGCATTTTGA
- a CDS encoding 2-phosphosulfolactate phosphatase has product MNQIEVCFTPNNFSLFYNEKAIVVVIDILRATSAICTAFHHGVEKIIPVATVDEAKAYLAKGHLAAAERNGEVVEGFTLGNSPFSYMSNDIKGKTLALTTTNGTLAIEVAKHSHKIVIGSFLNMAVLAQWLIKEGKDVILLCAGWKNKFNIEDSMFAGAVVKSLLASDKFVTTCDSAVASRYLYERAEGNLYDFLECSSHRRRLEKLKLEKDIRYCLTPDSAPVIPVLQGNCLVKMV; this is encoded by the coding sequence ATGAATCAAATAGAAGTATGTTTCACCCCTAATAATTTTTCTCTGTTTTACAATGAGAAGGCCATTGTTGTTGTCATCGATATTTTGAGAGCTACTTCCGCAATCTGTACTGCCTTTCATCATGGCGTTGAAAAAATAATTCCGGTTGCCACTGTTGATGAGGCCAAGGCCTATCTTGCTAAAGGGCACTTAGCCGCCGCTGAACGAAATGGTGAAGTAGTTGAAGGGTTTACACTTGGCAATTCTCCTTTCAGTTATATGAGTAATGATATTAAAGGCAAAACACTGGCATTGACCACTACAAACGGTACGCTGGCCATTGAAGTGGCGAAACATTCGCATAAAATAGTTATCGGTTCGTTTTTAAATATGGCTGTGCTTGCTCAATGGCTGATCAAAGAAGGTAAAGATGTTATTCTCCTTTGTGCTGGCTGGAAAAATAAGTTTAACATCGAAGATTCTATGTTCGCAGGCGCGGTTGTTAAAAGCCTTTTAGCTTCGGATAAATTTGTTACCACGTGCGATTCGGCTGTTGCATCGCGGTATTTATATGAGCGTGCCGAAGGTAATTTGTATGATTTCCTGGAGTGTTCCTCTCATCGCCGAAGGCTTGAAAAGTTAAAACTTGAAAAAGACATTCGTTATTGCCTTACACCCGATTCTGCCCCCGTTATTCCTGTTTTGCAGGGTAATTGCCTGGTTAAGATGGTTTGA
- a CDS encoding 4-(cytidine 5'-diphospho)-2-C-methyl-D-erythritol kinase translates to MVCFPNAKINIGLNVIKKRSDGYHDLESVFYPIALCDILEVIENPRASEPVEFYSTGISIPGSVNDNLCIRAYNMIVKDYQLPKVKIHLHKIIPIGAGLGGGSSDAAFFIKLLDEKFELGLSWGEQHNYARQLGSDCSFFVINKPVFAEEKGDKYERIELDLNGYYLVLVYPNIHVNTANAYAGLVPKKPVSSLENDVLKLPVAKWKSVVKNDFEESVFAKYPVVKNLKQSLYRHGAVYASMSGSGSALYGLFEKAVDLGNEFKDCFVWMEKVSGSKFQVPG, encoded by the coding sequence ATGGTTTGTTTTCCTAATGCTAAAATAAATATCGGACTAAATGTTATAAAGAAACGTTCCGATGGTTACCACGACCTCGAAAGTGTTTTTTATCCTATTGCTTTATGTGATATATTGGAAGTGATAGAGAATCCGCGAGCCTCAGAGCCTGTTGAGTTTTATTCCACCGGTATTTCTATTCCCGGGAGCGTGAATGATAATCTGTGTATCAGGGCCTATAATATGATTGTGAAGGACTATCAGTTACCTAAAGTGAAAATTCATTTGCATAAGATCATTCCGATCGGAGCCGGCCTTGGTGGAGGTTCGTCTGATGCAGCTTTTTTTATTAAGTTGCTGGATGAAAAATTTGAGCTTGGATTAAGCTGGGGTGAGCAGCATAACTATGCCCGGCAATTGGGCAGCGATTGTTCTTTTTTTGTTATTAATAAACCTGTGTTTGCCGAGGAAAAAGGTGATAAATACGAAAGGATTGAACTTGATCTGAATGGATATTATCTGGTACTGGTCTATCCAAACATACATGTTAATACCGCCAATGCTTATGCCGGTCTTGTCCCAAAGAAGCCGGTTTCGTCATTGGAAAATGATGTGCTAAAGTTGCCGGTTGCCAAATGGAAGAGTGTGGTTAAAAATGATTTTGAAGAATCTGTATTTGCAAAATATCCTGTTGTGAAAAATCTAAAACAATCATTGTATAGACATGGCGCTGTTTATGCTTCTATGAGTGGTAGCGGTTCGGCGCTATACGGGTTGTTTGAAAAGGCAGTTGATCTGGGAAATGAGTTCAAGGATTGTTTTGTGTGGATGGAAAAGGTTTCAGGTTCAAAGTTTCAGGTTCCGGGTTAA
- a CDS encoding TPM domain-containing protein: protein MPTAKDFFTLQQQDALKQAIIDAEDNTSGEIRLHIDNKCPGEPMQKAVDVFAILKMQKTELRNGVLFYLAVQDRKFAILGDAGIHAVVPDNFWDNIKSEMQSYFKEEKFTEGLCIAIGKAGEQLKKHFPYKQNDVNELKDEVSFGK from the coding sequence ATGCCTACTGCAAAAGATTTTTTTACACTTCAACAGCAGGACGCTCTTAAGCAAGCGATAATTGACGCAGAGGATAACACTTCCGGCGAAATACGATTGCATATTGACAATAAGTGTCCCGGCGAGCCAATGCAAAAGGCGGTTGATGTCTTTGCCATACTTAAAATGCAAAAGACCGAACTCCGGAATGGAGTTTTATTTTATCTCGCTGTGCAGGACAGGAAATTCGCTATACTTGGTGATGCAGGTATCCATGCAGTTGTTCCTGATAATTTCTGGGACAACATCAAATCAGAAATGCAAAGCTATTTTAAAGAAGAAAAGTTTACCGAGGGATTATGTATTGCAATTGGAAAAGCGGGTGAGCAATTAAAAAAGCATTTTCCCTATAAGCAAAACGACGTGAATGAATTAAAAGACGAAGTATCCTTCGGCAAATAA